A single window of Halobacillus naozhouensis DNA harbors:
- a CDS encoding DUF2188 domain-containing protein, with protein sequence MKEYSVVPNKDVTGWFVKIEDVAPTDLYDERDTAVEKATELAENNKPSRLQVMDKNHNVENEWNFK encoded by the coding sequence ATGAAGGAATATAGTGTGGTACCTAATAAGGATGTTACAGGCTGGTTTGTGAAAATTGAGGACGTAGCCCCGACAGACTTATACGACGAACGAGATACAGCCGTCGAAAAGGCAACAGAACTGGCAGAGAACAATAAGCCAAGCCGTCTGCAGGTTATGGACAAAAATCACAACGTAGAAAATGAATGGAATTTCAAGTAA